One segment of Capnocytophaga sp. oral taxon 878 DNA contains the following:
- a CDS encoding DUF4625 domain-containing protein, which translates to MKKISYLFTIITGIFFTIFLFSCSKEGKNDIDATIADPKIENIELGEKNSKIGEIGEELHLEATLTVEGNIEEVKLEITYQGNESSSFNVKETFPNLKGLKGGNIHKHFDIPTDAKEGNYNFSLSITDQKGKRVEIKEILKLEKKYNFSENEALSFSILQLGVLNKSIGMKKDDFVALLTSHNISYEWTDDFEPQLIYYAEKEMEAFKKYKVTVSFEDIFDLDLRPYQRYKGVGSIIVVPVDNANESLQSKNVVENITFLDKYISSFANKAYRYRRFNDDKNYDYAQFTKEQFYHSLTKEELGSATIYWNNNPNALAENSSKAKNTPKITLNYEHETQTYNISLEFNRPEDFHKYLKNN; encoded by the coding sequence ATGAAGAAAATATCATATTTATTCACTATTATTACAGGAATATTTTTTACTATTTTTCTATTTTCTTGTTCTAAAGAAGGTAAGAATGACATTGATGCCACTATAGCTGATCCTAAGATAGAAAACATAGAATTAGGAGAGAAAAATTCTAAAATAGGAGAAATAGGAGAGGAACTGCATTTAGAAGCAACTCTTACTGTAGAAGGAAATATTGAAGAAGTAAAATTAGAAATCACTTATCAAGGAAATGAGTCTTCTAGTTTTAATGTAAAAGAAACTTTTCCTAATCTTAAAGGCTTGAAAGGAGGTAATATTCATAAACATTTTGATATTCCAACAGATGCCAAAGAAGGAAATTATAATTTTTCACTGAGTATTACTGACCAAAAAGGAAAAAGAGTTGAGATAAAAGAAATACTTAAATTGGAAAAGAAGTATAATTTCAGTGAAAATGAAGCTTTATCCTTTAGCATTCTACAATTAGGTGTGTTAAATAAAAGTATCGGAATGAAAAAAGACGATTTTGTAGCATTACTGACCTCTCACAATATCAGTTATGAGTGGACAGATGATTTTGAGCCACAATTAATATATTATGCAGAAAAAGAAATGGAAGCCTTTAAAAAATATAAAGTAACTGTTTCTTTCGAGGATATTTTTGATTTAGATCTTCGCCCTTATCAAAGATACAAAGGGGTAGGAAGTATTATAGTAGTGCCTGTAGATAATGCTAATGAAAGCTTACAAAGTAAGAATGTAGTGGAAAACATTACTTTTTTAGATAAGTACATTAGCTCTTTTGCTAACAAAGCTTATAGATATAGAAGATTTAATGATGATAAAAACTATGATTATGCTCAATTTACAAAAGAGCAATTTTATCATTCTTTAACCAAAGAAGAGTTAGGAAGTGCAACAATATATTGGAATAATAATCCTAATGCTTTAGCAGAAAATAGCAGTAAGGCTAAAAATACTCCTAAAATCACTCTTAACTACGAACACGAAACACAAACCTATAATATTTCCTTAGAATTTAATCGTCCTGAAGATTTTCATAAATATTTGAAGAATAACTAA
- a CDS encoding DUF5683 domain-containing protein, with translation MNKHIVFIIALFGCMGILQAQTNKGEKLEVPSDSVQIAAMRNNVKSITWNTDPLSPAKAAFYSAVLPGLGQIYNKSYWKVPFVYAAIGTPIYFYIRNSNYYDRYLNAYKHRQQGYTDDEFYGNQSNGQPRVSTDGLRRGIQFYRRYKELSILVGVGLYALTVIEANVDAHLKQFNVDERLTLEPFIYTDPLTSSQFGLTLTYKTKW, from the coding sequence ATGAATAAACATATTGTTTTTATAATAGCGCTTTTTGGCTGTATGGGGATTTTGCAGGCACAAACCAATAAAGGAGAAAAACTTGAAGTGCCTAGTGACTCGGTGCAAATAGCTGCTATGCGCAATAATGTGAAAAGCATTACATGGAATACTGATCCGCTATCGCCTGCTAAAGCTGCTTTTTATTCGGCAGTATTGCCAGGTTTAGGACAAATATATAATAAGAGTTATTGGAAGGTACCTTTTGTATATGCAGCTATAGGCACTCCTATCTATTTTTATATTCGTAATTCAAATTACTATGATCGTTATCTAAATGCCTATAAACACAGGCAGCAGGGATATACAGATGATGAATTTTACGGTAACCAATCTAATGGACAACCTAGAGTTAGTACTGATGGTTTGAGACGTGGTATACAGTTTTATAGGCGTTATAAAGAGCTATCAATACTAGTAGGTGTAGGTTTATATGCTCTAACAGTGATTGAAGCTAATGTAGATGCCCACTTAAAGCAGTTTAATGTAGATGAGAGACTTACTTTAGAGCCTTTTATTTATACAGATCCGCTTACCAGTTCCCAGTTTGGCCTAACACTTACTTATAAGACAAAGTGGTAA
- a CDS encoding ParB/RepB/Spo0J family partition protein, whose amino-acid sequence MAKPLKKQSLGRGLDVIFGNSPELAINSIEDKNADKIVGNIIELELDLIEVNPFQPRTSFNEEELQGLASSIEELGVVQPITVRKLEGKNKYQLISGERRFRASRLAGLKTIPAYIRIADDNESLTMALVENIQRQDLDPIEIALSYQQLIEQVNLTQDQMSKRVGKKRSTITNYLRLLKLAPIVQTGIRDGFITMGHGRAIIAIEDADQQAEIYQRIVAENLSVRDTEELVRRMQNPEQLTDNIVSIQIPKSVVKTDLPTYIRENVGAISKFFGAKVGVKMSKDGKGSLTIPFTSEEDFKRIQQLLRTYNE is encoded by the coding sequence ATGGCGAAACCTTTAAAAAAACAATCATTAGGAAGAGGCTTAGATGTTATTTTTGGTAATAGTCCTGAATTGGCAATCAATTCTATAGAAGATAAGAATGCTGATAAGATAGTGGGGAATATTATTGAGTTGGAACTTGACCTGATAGAAGTGAACCCTTTTCAGCCCCGTACTTCATTCAATGAAGAAGAGCTGCAAGGCTTGGCATCTTCTATTGAAGAATTAGGGGTAGTACAGCCTATTACTGTACGCAAGCTGGAAGGAAAGAATAAATATCAACTCATTTCGGGCGAACGTCGTTTTCGTGCATCTAGATTGGCAGGATTGAAAACTATACCTGCTTATATACGTATAGCTGATGATAACGAGTCGCTTACAATGGCATTGGTAGAGAATATTCAGCGACAAGACTTAGATCCTATAGAAATAGCTCTTTCATACCAACAGCTTATTGAACAAGTAAACCTTACTCAAGACCAAATGAGTAAACGTGTAGGCAAAAAACGCTCTACAATTACTAATTACTTGCGATTACTGAAGTTAGCCCCTATAGTGCAAACAGGTATACGTGATGGCTTCATTACAATGGGACATGGTAGAGCTATTATTGCTATTGAAGATGCTGACCAGCAAGCTGAAATATACCAACGTATTGTAGCTGAAAATCTATCAGTACGCGATACGGAAGAGTTGGTACGCCGCATGCAAAACCCTGAGCAACTTACTGATAATATAGTGAGTATACAAATACCTAAGAGTGTAGTAAAGACAGATTTGCCTACCTATATACGTGAAAATGTAGGAGCTATCAGTAAATTTTTTGGTGCTAAGGTAGGAGTGAAAATGAGTAAAGATGGTAAAGGAAGCCTTACAATTCCTTTTACTTCAGAAGAAGATTTTAAACGAATTCAACAACTCTTACGTACATATAATGAATAA